In a genomic window of Helianthus annuus cultivar XRQ/B chromosome 10, HanXRQr2.0-SUNRISE, whole genome shotgun sequence:
- the LOC118482714 gene encoding probable ATP-dependent RNA helicase vasa-like — MGALPKCEVCQYHHSGQCRLRKCESCGKTGHSKDTCWAGTGVGRSNQRGYGSGNGNRQQGGNSGNGNRGNAGNQASNQGANINRGGNGNGNGRGPGCFNCGDMGHFKRECPKLNQAQGRVFNIGAREARQDPNVVTGTFPIN; from the coding sequence ATGGGCGCTCTGCCCAAGTGTGAAGTATGCCAGTATCATCATTCCGGCCAGTGCAGATTAAGGAAATGTGAGTCTTGTGGGAAGACTGGCCACTCAAAAGATACATGCTGGGCTGGTACTGGTGTTGGCCGTAGTAATCAAAGGGGTTATGGAAGTGGGAATGGGAACCGCCAACAGGGAGGAAATAGCGGGAATGGAAATCGTGGAAATGCTGGGAATCAAGCTAGTAACCAGGGAGCGAACATCAATCGAGGCGGTAATGGGAACGGTAATGGTCGAGGACCAgggtgtttcaattgtggagacatggggcatttcaagcgggagtgcccAAAACTCAATCAGGCACAAGGAAGAGTTTTTAATATCGGTGCGAGGGAAGCACGCCAAGATCcaaatgtcgttactggtacgttccctattaattAA